The following nucleotide sequence is from Caldisalinibacter kiritimatiensis.
GAGGAGGCGTAATGATGAACCAAGGGAAGGTAGTAGAGATTAAAAACGTTAGTATGATATATCACACCCTTGATGGTGAAACTGAAGCTATTAAGGATTTATCTTTAGATGTATATAATGGAGAAATCGTAGTATTGGTAGGTCCTAGTGGTTGTGGTAAATCTACATTATTATCTATAATAGCTGGGCTTCTTAAGCCATCTAA
It contains:
- a CDS encoding ATP-binding cassette domain-containing protein, giving the protein MNQGKVVEIKNVSMIYHTLDGETEAIKDLSLDVYNGEIVVLVGPSGCGKSTLLSIIAGLLKPS